A window from Vulpes vulpes isolate BD-2025 chromosome 9, VulVul3, whole genome shotgun sequence encodes these proteins:
- the LOC112911263 gene encoding olfactory receptor 9S13-like, which produces MPSHSSENLSMVYFEDFVLEGFEGGLETQALLFAVFLALYMVTLLGNFLLIIIITLDARLHSPMYFFLKNLSFVDLCYSSFIAPNALANFFSSSKVITFAGCATQLLFFSLLGTTECFLLGVMAYDRFMAICNPLRYPITMCQSACTRLVLGAYCGGCFNSIVQTSFTFHLPFCSSNRINHFFCDVPPLLKLSCGNTAINELLMFGICGLIIVGVTIVILISYGYITVTILRMRSGTGRRKIFSTCGSHMTTVTLFFGTLFVMYAQPGAIESMEQGKVVSVFYTLVIPMLNPLIYSLRNKDVKEAVRRLGQKHMAL; this is translated from the coding sequence ATGCCATCCCACAGTAGTGAAAACCTCTCCATGGTCTACTTTGAAGATTTTGTGCTGGAGGGATTTGAGGGTGGCCTGGAAACCCAGGCCCTGCTCTTTGCTGTGTTCCTGGCCCTGTACATGGTGACTCTGCTGGGCAACTTCCTCCTGATCATCATTATCACTCTGGATGCCCGCCTGCACTCCCCAATGTACTTTTTTCTCAAGAACCTCTCCTTTGTGGACTTGTGCTACTCATCTTTCATTGCCCCCAATGCACTGGCCAACTTCTTTTCCTCGTCCAAGGTCATCACCTTTGCAGGATGTGCCACccagttattatttttctccttgctgGGAACAACTGAATGCTTCCTCCTGGGtgtcatggcctatgaccgcttcATGGCCATCTGTAACCCCTTGCGCTACCCCATCACCATGTGCCAGTCTGCCTGCACTCGCCTGGTGCTGGGCGCCTACTGTGGAGGCTGCTTCAACTCTATTGTGCAGACCAGCTTCACATTCCACCTCCCATTCTGCAGCTCCAACCGCAtcaaccacttcttctgtgatgtgCCTCCCTTGCTCAAACTCTCCTGTGGCAACACGGCCATCAATGAACTTCTCATGTTTGGCATCTGTGGGCTCATCATTGTGGGTGTAACAATTGTGATCCTTATCTCCTATGGCTACATCACAGTGACCATCCTGAGGATGCGCTCAGGAACTGGGAGACGCAAGAtcttctccacctgtggctcccacatgACTACAGTGACTCTCTTTTTTGGGACTCTCTTTGTCATGTATGCCCAACCAGGAGCAATTGAGTCCATGGAGCAGGGCAAGGTGGTCTCTGTCTTCTACACGCTGGTCATCCCAATGCTCAATCCTCTCATCTACAGTCTGCgaaacaaggatgtgaaggaggCTGTGAGGAGGCTGGGCCAGAAACACATGGCCTTATGA
- the LOC112911222 gene encoding olfactory receptor 9S13-like: MPSHSNENLSKLYFQDFVLEGFGGGLETQAMLFTVFLALYMVTVLGNILMIIVITLDSRLHSPMYFFLKNLSFLDLCYSSVIAPNALANFYSSSKIISFAGCTTQLFFFSLLATTEAFLLGVMAYDRFMAICSPLRYPITMCQSACTRLVLGAYCGGCLNSVVQTSFTFHLPFCSSNRINHFFCDVPPLLQIACGNTAINELLLFGICGLIIVGVTFVILISYGYIIVTILRMSSGAGRRKVFSTCGSHMTAVTLFFGTVFVMYAQPGAIESMEQGKVVSVFYTLVIPMLNPLIYSLRNKDVKEALWRLGQKHMAM, encoded by the coding sequence ATGCCATCCCACAGTAATGAAAACCTCTCCAAGCtctactttcaagattttgtgcTGGAGGGATTTGGGGGTGGTCTGGAGACCCAGGCCATGCTCTTCACTGTGTTCCTGGCCCTGTATATGGTGACTGTGCTGGGGAACATCCTCATGATCATCGTTATCACCCTGGATTCCCGCCTGCACTCCccaatgtacttcttcctcaagaACCTCTCCTTCCTGGACTTGTGCTACTCATCTGTCATCGCCCCCAATGCACTGGCCAACTTCTACTCATCATCAAAGATCATCAGCTTTGCAGGATGTACCACCCagttattctttttctccctgctGGCTACAACTGAAGCCTTCCTCCTGGGtgtcatggcctatgaccgcttcATGGCCATCTGTAGCCCCTTGCGCTACCCCATCACCATGTGCCAGTCTGCCTGCACTCGCCTGGTGCTGGGCGCCTACTGTGGAGGCTGCCTCAACTCTGTTGTGCAGACCAGCTTCACATTCCACCTCCCATTCTGCAGCTCCAACCGCAtcaaccacttcttctgtgatgtgCCCCCTCTGCTCCAGATCGCCTGTGGCAACACGGCCATCAATGAACTTCTCTTGTTTGGCATCTGTGGGCTCATCATTGTGGGAGTGACATTTGTGATCCTCATCTCCTATGGCTACATCATAGTGACCATCCTGAGGATGAGCTCAGGAGCTGGGAGACGCAAGGtcttctccacctgtggctcccacatgACTGCAGTGACCCTCTTTTTTGGGACTGTCTTTGTCATGTATGCCCAGCCAGGAGCAATTGAGTCCATGGAGCAGGGCAAGGTGGTCTCTGTCTTCTACACGCTGGTCATCCCAATGCTCAATCCCCTCATCTATAGTCTGCgaaacaaggatgtgaaggaggCCTTGTGGAGGCTGGGCCAGAAACACATGGCTATGTGA
- the LOC140594044 gene encoding olfactory receptor 9S13-like, which yields MPPHSNGNLSMAYFQDFVLEGFGGGLETQALLFAVFLALYMVTVLGNILMIIVITLDARLHSPMYFFLKNLSFVDLCYSSVIAPNALANFFSSSKVITFAGCATQFFFLSLLATTEGFLLGVMAYDRFMAICNPLRYPITMCQSACTCLVLGAYCVGCFNSIVQTSFTFHLPFCSSNRINHFFCDVPPLLQIACGNTAINELLLFGICGFMIVGLAFVILISYGYITVTILRMHSGAGRRKIFSTCGSHMTAVTLFFGTLFVMYAQPGAIESMEQGKVVSVFYTLVIPMLNPLIYSLRNKDVKEAVRRLGQKHMTM from the coding sequence ATGCCACCTCACAGTAATGGAAACCTCTCCATGGcctactttcaagattttgtgcTGGAAGGATTTGGAGGTGGTCTTGAGACCCAGGCCCTGCTCTTTGCTGTGTTCCTGGCCCTGTATATGGTGACTGTCCTGGGCAACATCCTCATGATCATTGTTATCACCCTGGATGCCCGCCTGCACTCCccaatgtacttcttcctcaagaACCTCTCCTTCGTGGACTTGTGCTACTCATCTGTCATTGCCCCCAATGCACTGGCCAACTTCTTCTCCTCATCCAAGGTCATCACTTTTGCAGGATGTGccacccagtttttctttttatccctgcTGGCCACAACAGAAGGCTTCCTCCTGGGTGTTATGGCCTACGACCGCTTCATGGCCATCTGTAACCCCTTGCGCTACCCCATCACCATGTGCCAGTCTGCCTGCACTTGCCTGGTGCTGGGTGCCTACTGTGTAGGCTGCTTCAACTCTATTGTGCAGACCAGCTTCACATTCCACCTCCCATTCTGCAGCTCAAACCGCAtcaaccacttcttctgtgatgtgCCCCCCCTGCTCCAGATCGCCTGTGGCAACACGGCCATCAATGAACTTCTCTTATTTGGCATCTGTGGGTTCATGATTGTGGGTTTGGCTTTTGTGATTCTCATCTCCTATGGCTACATCACAGTGACCATCCTGAGGATGCACTCGGGAGCTGGGAGACGCAAGAtcttctccacctgtggctcccacatgACTGCAGTGACTCTCTTTTTTGGGACTCTCTTTGTCATGTATGCCCAGCCAGGAGCAATTGAGTCCATGGAGCAAGGCAAGGTGGTCTCTGTCTTCTACACGCTGGTCATCCCAATGCTCAATCCTCTCATCTACAGTCTGCgaaacaaggatgtgaaggaggCTGTGAGGCGGCTGGGCCAGAAACACATGACCATGTGA